One Qiania dongpingensis genomic window carries:
- a CDS encoding RrF2 family transcriptional regulator: MTSEFSIAVHALVYLNHKGTTLASEALAENVCTNPARIRKVMAKMKKKGLVGTKEGLNGGYYMVWKAEEVNLRQICEALEVDMVKASWRSGSLDMDCLVASGMAGVMDGIYGELNELCKKRLENMTIQDIDDQIFKGNKK, translated from the coding sequence ATGACAAGTGAATTTTCAATCGCGGTACATGCTCTTGTATATCTAAACCATAAGGGGACTACTCTGGCCAGCGAGGCCCTGGCAGAGAATGTGTGCACCAATCCGGCGCGCATCAGGAAGGTCATGGCAAAAATGAAGAAAAAAGGTCTGGTGGGGACAAAAGAGGGGCTGAACGGGGGCTATTACATGGTATGGAAAGCGGAGGAGGTGAATCTCCGCCAGATATGCGAGGCTCTGGAGGTGGATATGGTGAAAGCGTCCTGGCGGTCAGGGAGTCTGGACATGGACTGCCTGGTTGCATCCGGCATGGCCGGGGTCATGGATGGAATATACGGGGAGCTGAATGAGCTCTGCAAAAAAAGGCTGGAAAACATGACCATCCAGGATATTGACGATCAGATTTTTAAAGGGAATAAAAAATAA
- a CDS encoding 4Fe-4S binding protein, whose product MLKRMKKRARLWVQVGFSALTNGYLLGFVKGKIFTGPTKAVCVPGLNCYSCPGALGSCPIGSLQAVLGSRNYKFSFYVIGFLMLIGSLAGRFVCGWLCPFGLIQDLLYKIPFIKKRKNLPGHKVLVWMKYVILAVFVIILPLFAVDIVGQGSPWFCQYICPSGTLTGGIPLVLLNEPLRGAIGWLFQWKMAILLLMIFLSVIVYRPFCKYVCPLGAVYSLFNPIALYRYQVDAEKCTKCGKCQKACKMDIRVWETPNSRECIRCGDCLKSCPHGAICSSMGKKKETIIVKDGQQNDK is encoded by the coding sequence ATTTTAAAACGTATGAAAAAAAGGGCGAGGCTCTGGGTACAGGTTGGATTTTCTGCCCTTACCAATGGATATCTGCTGGGCTTTGTAAAGGGAAAGATTTTTACGGGGCCGACAAAAGCTGTATGTGTTCCAGGGCTTAACTGTTACTCCTGTCCCGGAGCTCTGGGCTCCTGCCCCATCGGTTCTCTGCAGGCGGTGCTGGGCAGCAGGAATTACAAATTTTCCTTTTATGTGATTGGGTTTCTCATGCTGATCGGATCTCTGGCAGGACGGTTTGTATGCGGATGGCTTTGTCCGTTTGGACTCATCCAGGATCTGCTTTATAAAATTCCTTTTATTAAGAAACGGAAAAACCTGCCCGGGCACAAGGTGCTGGTCTGGATGAAGTATGTGATACTGGCGGTATTTGTTATAATCCTTCCCCTGTTCGCTGTGGATATCGTTGGACAGGGAAGCCCCTGGTTTTGCCAGTATATCTGTCCCAGCGGGACACTTACGGGAGGAATACCACTGGTGTTGCTCAATGAACCGCTCCGGGGCGCCATCGGCTGGCTGTTCCAATGGAAAATGGCCATACTGCTTCTCATGATTTTCTTGTCTGTCATCGTATACAGGCCCTTCTGCAAATATGTATGTCCTCTGGGCGCTGTATACAGCTTGTTTAATCCAATTGCACTGTACCGGTATCAGGTGGACGCGGAAAAATGCACAAAATGCGGCAAATGTCAAAAAGCCTGTAAGATGGATATTCGAGTGTGGGAAACACCGAACAGCCGGGAATGTATCCGGTGCGGGGACTGCCTGAAAAGCTGCCCCCATGGAGCAATCTGCAGCAGCATGGGAAAGAAGAAGGAGACTATCATAGTAAAGGACGGACAACAGAATGACAAGTGA